The following proteins come from a genomic window of Streptococcus pneumoniae:
- a CDS encoding ATP-binding cassette domain-containing protein, whose product MHYEHSRKGNSMIKINHLTITQNKDLRDLVSDLSMTIQDGEKVAIIGEEGNGKSTLLKTLMGEALSDFTIKGNIQSDYQSLAYIPQKLPEELKKKTLHDYFFLDSIDLDYSILYRLAEELHFDSNRFASDQEIGNLSGGEALKIQLIHELAKPFEILFLDEPSNDLDLETVDWLKGQIQKTRQTVIFISHDEDFLSETADTIVHLRLVKHRKEAETLVEHLDYDSYSEQRKANFAKQSQQAANNQRAYDKTMEKHRRVKQNVETALRATKDSTAGRLLAKKMKTVLSQEKRYEKAAQSMTQKPLEEEQIQLFFSDIQPLPASKVLVQLEKENLSIDDRVLAQELQLTVRGQEKIGIIGPNGVGKSTLLAKLKQFLNDKREISLGFMPQDYHKKLQLDLSPIAYLSKTGEKEELQKIQSHLASLNFSYPEMQHQIRSLSGGQQGKLLLLDLVLRKPNFLLLDEPTRNFSPTSQPQIRKLFATYPGGLITVSHDRRFLKEVCSSIYRLTEHGLELVNLEDV is encoded by the coding sequence ATGCACTATGAACATTCTAGAAAGGGCAATAGTATGATAAAAATCAATCACCTGACCATCACACAAAACAAAGATTTACGAGACCTTGTCTCTGACCTAAGCATGACCATACAAGACGGGGAAAAGGTAGCTATTATTGGCGAAGAAGGAAATGGTAAATCAACCTTACTTAAAACTTTAATGGGGGAAGCTTTGTCTGATTTCACTATCAAGGGAAACATCCAATCTGACTATCAGTCACTGGCCTACATTCCTCAAAAACTTCCCGAGGAGCTGAAAAAGAAAACTTTACACGACTACTTCTTTTTAGATTCTATTGATTTAGACTACAGTATCCTCTATCGTTTGGCGGAGGAATTGCATTTTGATAGCAATCGTTTCGCAAGTGACCAAGAGATTGGCAATCTATCAGGGGGAGAAGCTTTGAAAATTCAGCTTATCCATGAGTTAGCCAAACCCTTTGAGATTCTATTTTTAGATGAACCTTCAAATGACCTAGACCTTGAGACAGTTGATTGGCTAAAAGGCCAGATTCAAAAGACCAGGCAAACCGTTATTTTCATTTCCCATGATGAAGACTTTCTTTCTGAAACGGCAGACACTATTGTTCACTTGCGACTGGTCAAACACCGTAAAGAAGCGGAAACGCTAGTAGAGCATTTAGACTATGATAGCTATAGTGAGCAGAGAAAGGCTAATTTTGCCAAACAAAGTCAGCAAGCTGCTAACAACCAAAGAGCCTACGATAAAACCATGGAAAAACATCGGAGAGTTAAGCAAAATGTAGAAACTGCGCTTCGAGCTACCAAAGATAGTACTGCCGGTCGCCTATTGGCTAAAAAGATGAAAACTGTCCTCTCACAAGAAAAACGCTACGAAAAGGCAGCTCAGTCCATGACTCAAAAGCCACTTGAAGAGGAACAAATCCAACTTTTCTTTTCAGACATCCAACCATTACCAGCTTCTAAAGTCTTAGTCCAACTGGAAAAAGAAAATTTGTCCATTGACGACCGTGTTTTGGCTCAGGAACTGCAACTAACTGTCCGTGGGCAAGAAAAAATCGGTATTATCGGACCAAATGGTGTTGGGAAATCAACTCTGTTAGCCAAATTAAAGCAATTTCTGAATGATAAAAGAGAGATTTCCCTTGGTTTTATGCCACAAGATTACCACAAAAAACTGCAATTGGATTTATCACCAATAGCCTACCTCAGCAAAACTGGGGAAAAAGAGGAACTACAGAAAATCCAATCTCACCTAGCTAGTCTCAATTTCAGTTATCCAGAAATGCAGCATCAAATTCGCTCCTTATCTGGCGGACAACAGGGAAAACTCCTGCTTTTGGATTTAGTCCTGCGCAAACCAAACTTTCTCCTGCTGGATGAACCCACACGAAACTTTTCTCCCACTTCTCAACCCCAAATCAGAAAACTCTTTGCAACCTATCCAGGCGGTCTCATCACTGTTTCGCATGACCGTCGTTTCTTAAAAGAGGTCTGTTCAAGCATCTACCGCTTGACAGAACACGGTTTGGAGTTAGTTAATTTAGAAGATGTATAA
- a CDS encoding YceD family protein, with protein sequence MKLNIQEIRKQSEGLNFEQTLDLVDDLRARNQEILDVKDILAVGKVQYEDRMYFLDYQLSYTIVLASSRSMEPVELVESYPVTEVFMEGATNQLDQEVLDDDLVLPIENGELDLAESVSDNILLNIPIKVLTAEEEAGQGFVSGNDWQIMTEEEYQAQQAVKKEENSPFAGLQGLFDGDE encoded by the coding sequence ATGAAATTAAATATTCAAGAAATTCGTAAGCAGTCTGAAGGTTTGAACTTTGAACAAACGTTAGATTTAGTTGATGACCTGCGTGCACGTAATCAAGAAATTTTAGATGTAAAAGATATCCTTGCAGTTGGGAAAGTACAATATGAAGACCGTATGTATTTCTTAGATTATCAACTATCTTATACCATTGTTCTTGCTTCGAGTCGCAGTATGGAGCCAGTTGAGTTAGTTGAATCTTATCCAGTCACGGAAGTTTTCATGGAAGGCGCAACTAACCAGCTAGATCAAGAAGTTTTAGATGATGACTTGGTCTTGCCCATCGAAAATGGGGAGCTTGACCTTGCTGAGAGTGTATCAGACAATATCCTGCTAAACATTCCTATCAAGGTCTTGACGGCTGAAGAAGAAGCTGGTCAAGGATTTGTCTCAGGAAATGACTGGCAAATCATGACAGAGGAAGAATACCAAGCTCAACAAGCAGTAAAGAAAGAAGAAAACAGTCCTTTTGCTGGCTTACAAGGACTATTTGACGGAGATGAATAA
- a CDS encoding LemA family protein produces the protein MTWIILGVLALVVIFVIVSYNGLVKNRMQTKEAWSQIDVQLKRRNDLLPNLIETVKGYAKYEGSTLEKVAELRNQVAAATSPAEAMKASDALTRQVSGIFAVAESYPDLKASANFVKLQEELTNTENKISYSRQLYNSVVSNYNVKLETFPSNIIAGMFGFKAADFLQTPEEEKSVPKVDFSGLGD, from the coding sequence ATGACTTGGATTATTCTTGGAGTTTTAGCTCTTGTTGTTATTTTTGTGATTGTTAGCTATAACGGTTTGGTTAAAAATCGTATGCAAACCAAGGAGGCTTGGAGTCAGATTGATGTTCAGTTGAAACGTCGCAATGATCTCTTGCCAAACTTGATTGAGACTGTAAAAGGTTATGCCAAATATGAAGGTTCTACCCTTGAAAAGGTGGCAGAACTACGTAACCAAGTGGCGGCAGCGACTTCACCAGCAGAAGCTATGAAAGCCAGTGATGCCCTCACTCGTCAGGTTTCAGGTATTTTTGCAGTTGCAGAAAGCTATCCAGATTTGAAAGCTAGTGCTAACTTTGTTAAATTGCAAGAGGAGTTGACAAACACAGAAAATAAAATTTCTTACTCTCGTCAACTCTATAACAGTGTTGTCAGCAACTACAATGTAAAATTAGAAACTTTCCCGAGCAATATTATCGCTGGAATGTTTGGATTTAAAGCGGCAGATTTCCTTCAAACACCTGAAGAGGAAAAGTCGGTTCCTAAAGTTGATTTTAGCGGTTTAGGTGACTAA
- the pyrR gene encoding bifunctional pyr operon transcriptional regulator/uracil phosphoribosyltransferase PyrR translates to MKTKEVVDELTVKRAITRITYEIIERNKDLNKIVLAGIKTRGVFIAHRIQERLKQLENLSVPVVELDTKPFRDDVKSGEDTSLVSVDVTDREVILVDDVLYTGRTIRAAIDNIVGHGRPARVSLAVLVDRGHRELPIRPDYVGKNIPTSRSEEIIVEMTELDDQDRVLITEEA, encoded by the coding sequence ATGAAAACAAAAGAAGTTGTAGACGAATTGACCGTCAAACGAGCGATTACGCGTATTACTTATGAGATTATCGAACGCAACAAAGATTTGAATAAGATTGTCTTGGCTGGTATTAAAACTCGTGGTGTCTTTATTGCCCACCGAATCCAAGAACGTTTGAAGCAGTTAGAAAATCTTTCAGTTCCTGTTGTGGAATTGGATACTAAACCTTTCCGTGATGATGTTAAAAGTGGAGAAGATACTTCTTTGGTTTCTGTCGATGTGACAGACCGCGAAGTTATCTTGGTGGATGATGTGCTCTATACAGGTCGTACCATCCGTGCTGCTATTGATAATATTGTCGGTCATGGTCGTCCTGCGCGTGTGAGTTTAGCAGTTCTAGTCGATCGTGGACATAGAGAATTGCCAATCCGTCCAGATTACGTTGGAAAAAATATCCCAACCAGTCGTTCTGAAGAAATCATCGTAGAGATGACAGAACTTGATGACCAAGACAGAGTTCTGATTACTGAAGAAGCTTAG
- a CDS encoding aspartate carbamoyltransferase catalytic subunit, which yields MSENQQALNHVVSMEDLTVDQVMKLIKRGIEFKNGAQLPYEDHPIVSNLFFEDSTRTHKSFEVAEIKLGLERLDFDVKTSSVNKGETLYDTILTLSALGVDVCVIRHPEVDYYRELIASPTITTSIINGGDGSGQHPSQSLLDLMTIYEEFGHFEGLKVAIAGDLDHSRVAKSNMQILKRLGSELFFAGPEEWRSQEFADYGQFVTIDEIIDQVDVMMFLRVQHERHDSGAVFSKEDYHAQHGLTQERYDRLKETAILMHPAPINRDVEIADHLVEAPKSRIVQQMTNGVFVRMAILESVLASRNAN from the coding sequence ATGTCAGAAAATCAACAAGCATTGAACCATGTGGTGTCCATGGAAGACCTCACTGTCGATCAAGTAATGAAATTGATCAAGCGAGGAATTGAGTTTAAAAATGGAGCCCAGCTTCCCTATGAAGACCATCCGATTGTTTCCAATCTCTTCTTTGAGGATTCTACACGGACACATAAGTCCTTTGAAGTCGCAGAGATTAAACTTGGATTGGAACGACTTGACTTTGATGTGAAGACTAGTTCGGTTAATAAGGGTGAGACACTTTATGACACCATTTTGACTCTGTCTGCTTTAGGAGTGGATGTCTGTGTGATTCGCCATCCAGAGGTCGACTACTATAGAGAATTGATTGCTAGTCCAACGATTACGACTTCCATCATCAATGGTGGAGATGGTTCGGGCCAACACCCTAGCCAGAGCTTGCTTGATTTGATGACCATTTATGAGGAATTTGGCCACTTTGAGGGTCTTAAAGTTGCTATTGCAGGTGACTTGGACCACTCACGCGTTGCCAAATCCAATATGCAGATTTTGAAACGCTTGGGATCTGAACTCTTTTTCGCTGGACCTGAGGAATGGAGAAGTCAAGAGTTTGCAGACTATGGACAGTTTGTAACCATTGATGAAATCATTGATCAGGTTGATGTCATGATGTTTCTCCGTGTGCAACACGAACGCCATGATAGTGGAGCTGTATTTTCAAAAGAAGACTACCATGCCCAACATGGCTTGACTCAAGAACGTTACGATCGTTTGAAAGAAACAGCAATCCTCATGCACCCAGCTCCAATCAATCGTGATGTAGAAATAGCAGACCACTTGGTTGAAGCACCAAAATCACGGATTGTCCAACAAATGACCAATGGTGTCTTTGTTCGAATGGCAATCTTAGAATCCGTACTAGCGAGTAGAAACGCCAACTAA
- a CDS encoding carbamoyl phosphate synthase small subunit — translation MTKRILVLEDGTVFEGKAFGADIDVTGEIVFNTGMTGYQESITDQSYNGQILTFTYPLVGNYGINRDDYESIIPTCKGVVVFEEARRASNWRNQMTLDEFLKAKKIPGISGIDTRALTKIIRKHGTMRATLTHVGDSMDHVTDQLQATVLPTDNIKQVSTKTSYPAPGVGLSVVLVDFGLKHSILRELSKRNCNVTVVPYSTTAEEILHLNPDGVMLSNGPGNPEDVPQALDMIRGVQGKIPIFGICMGHQLFAMANGAKTYKMKFGHRGFNHAVREIATGRVDFTSQNHGYAVSREDLPEHLIITHEEINDKSVEGVRHRYQPAFSVQYHPDAAPGPHDASYLFDEFIEMMEVFKQSN, via the coding sequence ATGACAAAAAGAATTCTAGTATTAGAAGATGGCACAGTTTTTGAAGGCAAGGCCTTCGGAGCAGATATTGATGTAACAGGCGAAATCGTCTTTAATACAGGGATGACCGGCTACCAAGAATCCATTACAGACCAGTCTTATAATGGACAAATCTTGACCTTTACTTATCCTTTGGTCGGAAACTATGGAATTAACCGTGATGATTACGAATCTATTATTCCAACTTGTAAGGGAGTTGTTGTTTTCGAAGAAGCGCGTAGAGCAAGCAACTGGCGCAACCAAATGACCTTGGATGAATTTTTGAAAGCCAAGAAAATTCCTGGTATTTCAGGGATTGATACGCGTGCACTTACCAAGATTATTCGTAAGCATGGTACTATGCGAGCAACCTTGACTCATGTTGGAGATAGTATGGACCATGTGACTGACCAGCTCCAAGCAACAGTATTGCCGACAGATAATATTAAGCAGGTTTCTACTAAAACTTCCTATCCAGCTCCAGGAGTTGGTTTGAGCGTGGTGTTAGTAGACTTTGGTCTCAAGCACTCAATCCTACGTGAACTTTCTAAGCGCAACTGTAATGTGACGGTTGTTCCTTATTCGACAACGGCTGAAGAAATTCTCCATCTCAATCCTGACGGAGTGATGTTGTCAAACGGTCCAGGTAACCCAGAAGATGTTCCACAGGCACTGGATATGATTCGCGGTGTACAAGGAAAAATTCCAATCTTTGGTATCTGTATGGGACATCAACTCTTTGCTATGGCAAACGGGGCTAAGACCTATAAGATGAAGTTTGGCCACCGTGGATTCAACCATGCGGTACGTGAAATCGCAACAGGACGAGTAGACTTCACCAGCCAGAACCATGGTTATGCAGTCAGCCGCGAGGATTTGCCAGAGCACTTGATTATTACCCACGAAGAAATCAATGACAAGTCAGTGGAAGGTGTGCGCCACAGATACCAACCTGCTTTCTCTGTTCAATACCACCCAGATGCAGCTCCTGGGCCACACGACGCTAGCTACCTATTTGACGAGTTTATCGAGATGATGGAAGTTTTTAAACAATCAAACTAA
- the nth gene encoding endonuclease III: MVLSKKRARKVLEEIIALFPDAKPSLDFTNHFELLVAVMLSAQTTDAAVNKATPGLFVAFPTPQAMSVATESEIASHISRLGLYRNKAKFLKKCAQQLLDDFDGQVPQTREELESLAGVGRKTANVVMSVGFGIPAFAVDTHVERICKHHDIVKKSATPLEVEKRVMDILPPEQWLAAHQAMIYFGRAICHPKNPECDQYPQLYDFSNL, from the coding sequence ATGGTCTTGTCAAAAAAACGAGCACGAAAGGTGCTAGAAGAAATCATTGCCCTCTTCCCAGATGCCAAGCCTAGTCTTGATTTTACCAATCATTTTGAACTCCTGGTTGCGGTCATGTTATCAGCCCAGACGACAGATGCAGCGGTAAATAAGGCCACACCAGGTCTCTTTGTTGCCTTTCCAACACCCCAAGCTATGTCTGTAGCGACAGAGAGTGAGATTGCTTCACATATTTCTCGCTTGGGATTGTATCGGAATAAAGCTAAATTCCTTAAAAAATGTGCCCAACAGTTACTAGACGATTTTGATGGTCAAGTCCCTCAGACACGTGAAGAATTGGAGAGTTTGGCAGGTGTTGGTCGCAAGACAGCCAATGTTGTCATGAGTGTAGGATTTGGGATTCCAGCCTTTGCAGTGGATACTCATGTGGAGCGTATTTGCAAACACCACGATATTGTCAAAAAATCAGCGACGCCACTTGAGGTGGAAAAGCGGGTCATGGATATCTTGCCGCCTGAGCAGTGGTTAGCTGCCCATCAGGCCATGATTTATTTTGGAAGAGCCATTTGCCATCCAAAAAATCCAGAGTGTGACCAGTACCCACAATTATATGATTTTAGCAATTTGTAA
- a CDS encoding uracil-xanthine permease family protein, with protein sequence MKQESTVDLLLDVDQRPSDGKGILLSFQHVFAMFGATILVPLILGMPVSVALFASGVGTLIYMIATGFKVPVYLGSSFAFITAMSLAMKEMGGDVSAAQTGVILTGLVYVLVATSIRFVGTKWIDKLLPPIIIGPMIIVIGLGLAGSAVTNAGLVADGNWKNALVAVVTFLIAAFINTKGKGFLRIIPFLFAIIGGYLFALTLGLVDFTPVLKANWFEIPGFYLPFSTGGAFKEYNLYFGPEAIAILPIAIVTISEHIGDHTVLGQICGRQFLKEPGLHRTLLGDGIATSVSAFLGGPANTTYGENTGVIGMTRIASVSVIRNAAFIAIALSFLGKFTALISTIPNAVLGGMSILLYGVIASNGLKVLIKERVDFAQMRNLIIASAMLVLGLGGAILKLGPVTLSGTALSAMTGIILNLILPYENKD encoded by the coding sequence ATGAAACAAGAATCAACTGTTGATTTGTTACTAGACGTTGACCAACGTCCTTCGGATGGAAAAGGAATTCTCCTTAGTTTCCAACACGTTTTCGCCATGTTTGGTGCGACCATCTTGGTACCATTGATTTTGGGAATGCCTGTATCTGTTGCCCTTTTTGCTTCAGGTGTTGGAACACTCATCTACATGATTGCTACTGGTTTTAAAGTTCCAGTTTATCTAGGTTCTTCATTTGCCTTTATCACAGCTATGTCACTGGCTATGAAAGAAATGGGGGGGGATGTATCTGCTGCCCAAACAGGGGTTATCTTGACTGGTTTGGTCTATGTCCTTGTTGCTACCAGCATCCGATTTGTAGGAACAAAATGGATTGATAAACTCTTGCCACCAATCATTATCGGTCCTATGATCATCGTTATCGGTCTTGGACTTGCAGGTTCAGCTGTTACCAATGCAGGTCTTGTAGCAGACGGAAATTGGAAAAATGCTCTGGTAGCCGTTGTTACTTTCCTAATTGCTGCCTTTATCAATACAAAAGGAAAAGGCTTCCTACGAATCATTCCATTCCTCTTTGCCATTATCGGTGGTTACCTTTTCGCACTAACTCTTGGCTTGGTTGACTTTACACCAGTTCTTAAAGCCAACTGGTTCGAAATTCCTGGTTTCTACTTGCCATTTAGCACAGGTGGTGCCTTTAAAGAGTACAATCTTTACTTTGGTCCAGAAGCCATCGCTATCTTGCCAATCGCTATCGTAACAATTTCTGAACATATCGGAGACCATACTGTTTTGGGTCAAATCTGTGGTCGTCAATTCTTAAAAGAACCAGGTCTTCACCGTACTCTTCTTGGTGACGGTATCGCAACTTCTGTTTCTGCCTTCCTTGGTGGACCAGCCAATACAACTTACGGAGAAAATACAGGGGTTATCGGTATGACTCGTATCGCTTCTGTCTCAGTTATCCGTAACGCTGCCTTCATCGCGATTGCCCTCAGCTTCCTTGGTAAATTCACTGCCTTGATTTCAACTATTCCAAACGCTGTACTTGGTGGTATGTCAATCCTTCTCTATGGGGTTATCGCCAGCAATGGTTTGAAAGTCTTGATTAAAGAACGTGTTGATTTCGCTCAAATGCGAAACCTCATCATCGCAAGTGCTATGTTGGTTCTTGGACTTGGAGGAGCTATCCTTAAACTTGGTCCAGTTACACTTTCAGGTACTGCCCTTTCAGCCATGACAGGAATCATCTTGAACTTGATCTTGCCATACGAAAATAAAGACTAA
- the rsmG gene encoding 16S rRNA (guanine(527)-N(7))-methyltransferase RsmG translates to MKPKTFYNLLAEQNLPLSDQQKEQFERYFELLVEWNEKINLTAITDKEEVYLKHFYDSIAPILQGLIPNETIKLLDIGAGAGFPSLPMKILYPELDVTIIDSLNKRINFLQLLAQELDLNGVHFYHGRAEDFAQDKNFRAQYDFVTARAVARMQVLSELTIPYLKVGGKLLALKASNAPEELLEAKNALNLLFSKVEDNLSYALPNRDPRYITVVEKKKETPNKYPRKAGMPNKRPL, encoded by the coding sequence ATGAAACCAAAAACATTTTACAACTTGCTTGCCGAGCAGAATCTTCCACTTTCGGACCAGCAAAAAGAACAATTTGAACGTTATTTTGAGCTCTTGGTCGAGTGGAATGAGAAGATTAATTTGACGGCGATTACGGACAAGGAAGAAGTTTATCTCAAACATTTTTACGATTCGATTGCACCCATTCTTCAAGGTTTGATTCCCAATGAAACTATCAAACTTCTTGATATCGGGGCTGGGGCAGGATTTCCTAGTCTACCAATGAAAATTCTCTATCCGGAGTTAGATGTGACCATTATTGATTCACTCAATAAGCGCATCAACTTCCTACAACTCTTGGCTCAAGAACTGGATTTGAACGGAGTTCATTTCTACCACGGACGTGCCGAAGATTTTGCCCAAGACAAGAACTTCCGTGCTCAATATGATTTTGTAACAGCTCGTGCGGTTGCCCGTATGCAGGTCCTATCTGAATTGACTATTCCCTACCTTAAGGTTGGTGGAAAACTATTGGCACTCAAGGCCAGCAATGCGCCTGAGGAGTTGTTAGAAGCTAAGAATGCCCTCAATCTCCTTTTTAGTAAAGTCGAAGACAATCTCAGCTACGCCCTACCAAATAGAGATCCGCGTTACATCACAGTGGTAGAAAAGAAAAAAGAAACACCAAATAAATATCCACGTAAGGCTGGTATGCCAAATAAACGCCCGCTTTAA
- the htpX gene encoding zinc metalloprotease HtpX — protein MLFDQIASNKRKTWILLLVFFLLLALVGYAVGYLFIRSGLGGLVIALIIGFIYALSMIFQSTEIVMSMNGAREVDEQTAPDLYHVLEDMALVAQIPMPRIFIIDDPALNAFATGSNPQNAAVAATSGLLAIMNREELEAVMGHEVSHIRNYDIRISTIAVALASAITMLSSMAGRMMWWGGAGRRRSDDDRDGNGLEIIMLVVSLLAIVLAPLAATLVQLAISRQREFLADASSVELTRNPQGMINALDKLDNSKPMSRHVDDASSALYINDPKKGGGFQKLFYTHPPISERIERLKQM, from the coding sequence ATGTTGTTTGATCAAATTGCAAGCAATAAACGAAAAACCTGGATTTTGTTGCTGGTATTTTTCCTACTCTTAGCTCTTGTTGGTTATGCGGTTGGTTATCTCTTTATAAGATCTGGACTTGGTGGTTTGGTTATCGCACTGATTATCGGCTTTATCTACGCTTTGTCTATGATTTTTCAATCGACAGAGATTGTCATGTCCATGAATGGAGCGCGTGAGGTGGATGAGCAAACGGCACCAGACCTCTACCATGTACTGGAAGATATGGCTCTGGTCGCTCAGATTCCTATGCCCCGTATTTTCATTATTGATGATCCAGCCTTAAATGCCTTTGCGACAGGTTCTAATCCTCAAAATGCGGCTGTTGCTGCGACTTCAGGTCTACTAGCTATCATGAATCGTGAAGAACTAGAAGCTGTTATGGGACATGAAGTCAGTCATATTCGTAATTATGATATCCGTATTTCGACTATTGCAGTTGCCCTTGCTAGTGCTATCACCATGCTTTCTAGTATGGCAGGTCGTATGATGTGGTGGGGTGGAGCAGGTCGCAGACGAAGTGATGATGACCGAGATGGAAATGGTCTTGAAATCATTATGCTAGTGGTTTCCCTACTAGCTATTGTACTGGCACCTCTCGCTGCAACCTTGGTTCAGCTCGCTATTTCTCGTCAGAGGGAATTTCTGGCAGATGCATCTAGTGTCGAGCTGACTCGCAATCCCCAGGGAATGATTAATGCCCTAGATAAGTTGGACAATAGCAAACCTATGAGTCGCCACGTCGATGATGCTAGCAGTGCTCTTTATATCAATGATCCCAAGAAAGGTGGGGGGTTCCAAAAACTCTTTTATACCCACCCACCTATCTCAGAACGGATTGAACGTTTAAAACAGATGTAA